Sequence from the Pseudomonadota bacterium genome:
TCCAGCGGCGCACCTGGGCAGAAAAGCGGCCCTTGTTCTTGAAAAACAGCGGTGGCTTCAGGCGGGCCAGTGCGGTGTCGAGCGGGGTACCTGTGGCGGTGAGGCCTGCGACCAGGTGCAGGCGGTCGAAGTGCCGCTGGGCCATACGCAGGACGGCCACGGGGCTCTGGCCTTCGGACAGCAGGCTTTCCAGCGTGCGGTCCAGGGTGGCCGCATCGCCGTCGGCGGCGGCCCACACAGGCGTGTCCAGGCCTGTTTCCGCGCTGCCGGTGACGCACGCGCGGGCGTCTTCCAGACGCACTGTCTTTCCATCACCCATATAAAGGACAAGCTTGTCCACTTCCGAGCGTACGCGGCTGCGGTCCCCGGCCAGCGCCAGGGCCAGATACTCCAGCGCATCCTCGTCAATGGCCAGACCATGGCCGGTGACCATGGAGCGGATGGTGGTCTCCAGCCCCGACCCCTCCTCCACATAGCAGGGCAGGGCCGCGGCGATGTCCGAGGCTTCGAACAGGGCGCGCAGCTTTGACCGGGCGGGCAGATCGCCCGCCTCCACCACCAGGAGGGTATCGCCGGGGGGAGGGACCTCGAGCATCATTGCAAC
This genomic interval carries:
- the holA gene encoding DNA polymerase III subunit delta, with protein sequence MTKIAANRIDAFARKPDPAVRAVLVYGPDEGLVRERGKTVGEAVVGDLADPFRVDLLSSDTIADNPAILHDSMAALSMTGGQRLVRVRDADDGLTAAVAMMLEVPPPGDTLLVVEAGDLPARSKLRALFEASDIAAALPCYVEEGSGLETTIRSMVTGHGLAIDEDALEYLALALAGDRSRVRSEVDKLVLYMGDGKTVRLEDARACVTGSAETGLDTPVWAAADGDAATLDRTLESLLSEGQSPVAVLRMAQRHFDRLHLVAGLTATGTPLDTALARLKPPLFFKNKGRFSAQVRRWTPDRLSAALKTLLECEADCKRTGLPDTALCSRTLHQLARMARR